From Asterias rubens chromosome 3, eAstRub1.3, whole genome shotgun sequence, the proteins below share one genomic window:
- the LOC117288243 gene encoding uncharacterized protein LOC117288243, giving the protein MMAVRGKDGRFYYILKEFSYDAFDKSGRMSIWKLSKVFEGLRASVNLHILPRHVFGKILLFVRAQQFTIYPKFYTKITQNRAVNLVTSHSHIGRTSFSAVEELVDVLTDEVLAQGRYHCVVVSAETRRPIPVPSEIANSIQVIQPSDGEHPLRDPKFVEKLPKCFSNARTVMPSDTDPNKHLNASDYLRYGFDCVSMAAVNGTLSAFRDDMAYSNTKQVWIRYLSEAVVGEEIRTSCWEDGNNPHLIWVEFTKGSEVICQCHFEYYKENMKITQEPLPSPKL; this is encoded by the exons ATGATGGCTGTGAGAGGCAAGGATGGGCGCTTCTACTACATTCTGAAAGAGTTTTCTTATGATGCCTTTGACAAATCAG GTCGAATGAGCATATGGaaactttcaaaggtttttGAAGGGCTGCGGGCTTCTGTAAATCTACACATCCTACCGAGACATGTGTTTGGaaaaattttattatttgtcCGAGCTCAACAGTTCACAATTTATCCCAAATTTTACACAAAGATAACGCAGAATCGGGCTGTGAATCTGGTAACAAGTCATAGCCACATTGGAAGGACCTCATTTTCTGCTGTTGAAGAGTTAGTTGATGTGCTGACTGACGAAGTACTCGCCCAGGGAAGATATCACTGTGTTGTAGTGTCTGCGGAGACTCGTCGCCCAATACCCGTTCCTTCTGAAATAGCCAACTCCATTCAAGTGATACAACCCTCAGATGGAGAGCACCCTCTTCGCGACCCAAAGTTTGTAGAAAAGTTGccaaaatgtttctcaaacgCGAGAACTGTGATGCCAAGCGACACAGACCCCAACAAGCACTTAAATGCGTCAGACTATTTGCGCTATGGTTTTGACTGTGTCAGTATGGCAGCAGTTAATGGCACATTGTCCGCCTTCCGTGATGACATGGCCTACTCCAATACAAAACAGGTGTGGATAAGGTACCTCTCAGAGGCAGTGGTAGGGGAGGAGATTAGGACCTCTTGCTGGGAGGATGGTAACAACCCCCATCTTATCTGGGTGGAATTCACCAAGGGGTCAGAGGTCATTTGTCAATGCCATTTTGAGTATTacaaagaaaacatgaaaatcaCACAGGAACCCCTTCCGAGTCCCAAACTATAA
- the LOC117288620 gene encoding myosin light chain 3, skeletal muscle isoform-like, translating to MSYSKTQLNDFQTKFALYDKRGDGNIGPDELGDALRACGLNPSAAEVDAISKGFAGKRLSFDEFLPLHASLLSTAQTKGTATEFTEGLQMLDRDRNNLVPASELRHVLTSLGEQMTEEEVDKLLKSFTDAKGMVNYPEFVKRIMSG from the exons atg TCATACTCGAAAACACAATTAAAtg ATTTTCAAACAAAGTTTGCATTATACGACAAGCGAGGAGATGGAAATATCGGTCCCGATGAGTTAGGAGATGCACTGCGGGCCTGTGGGCTCAATCCATCGGCAGCGGAAGTGGACGCAATCTCCAAAGGATTCGCTG GAAAACGCCTTTCGTTTGACGAGTTCTTGCCCCTGCACGCTTCTCTGCTCTCGACGGCACAGACCAAAGGAACAGCAACAGAGTTCACCGAAGGCTTACAGATGCTTGATCGGGATCGGAATAATCTGGTTCCCGCCTCGGAACTACGCCATGTACTCACTAGTTTAG GAGAACAAATGACAGAGGAAGAGGTTGACAAATTACTGAAGTCTTTTACAGACGCAAAAGGAATGGTGAATTATCCAG AGTTCGTCAAACGAATAATGTCCGGTTAG